One Ricinus communis isolate WT05 ecotype wild-type chromosome 1, ASM1957865v1, whole genome shotgun sequence DNA window includes the following coding sequences:
- the LOC125369443 gene encoding uncharacterized protein LOC125369443, protein MAKFNNKASMLLKLAIMLSLFVMISTAQSRKISIGFGNAKSTPECDSVYGAQDGDTCTSLAAQFDLTLEFFSSINPNLNCDAIFVGQWLCTDGTA, encoded by the exons ATGGCCAAGTTTAATAACAAGGCATCAATGCTTCTTAAGTTGGCCATTATGCTCTCTCTTTTTGTCATGATCTCCACTGCTCAGAGTAGAAAGATTAGCA TTGGATTTGGGAATGCCAAATCAACTCCAGAATGTGATTCAGTTTATGGTGCACAAGATGGGGATACTTGTACAAGCCTTGCTGCCCAGTTCGATCTGACCCTTGAATTCTTCTCTTCCATTAATCCGAATCTCAACTGTGATGCCATCTTTGTGGGTCAATGGCTCTGTACTGATGGAACTGCTTGA